GCAAAGCCCGATCTCGGCGAAATGTGCGTCGCTCGGCCGCTCCACGGGGGTGGCCGCGGGCTTTTACACAAAGTTATCCACAGGATGCCGAGCGATCATAAATTTTTACGATGAATCCATGGCTTAGCGGTGGTTGCGATGTTTTACTTTAACTTTACGCTGCCTTGTCTCCCCTCTCGGTGACGCTTCGCCGCGCCGGCTCGGATCGCCGTGGCTGCGCCGACACACGACCCATGCAACCGACGCTTTTTCGTTACGTTCGAGTCGCGCTGGACCATCCGCTTTCGGCACTGTACGACTACCGCTGGACTTTGCCGTCGCAGCCGCTGCCCGGCATGCTCGTGCAAGTGCCATTTGGCCGCCGGCAGATAGTGGGACTGGTCATCGAGGTCGCGGATGCGACTGACGTGCCAGAGGATCGATTGCGAGACGTCCAAAGCGCGTGCATCGATTGTCCGCCGCTGGACGCAAACTGGCTTCAATTGATCGCGTTTGCTGCGGATTACTATCAGCGCGGCCGCGGCGAAGTGGCGTTGCCAGCGTTGCCGCAGGCGTTGCGCGATGCGGCCCGTTGGCCACGGCTGTTCGCGCGTGAGCCGGTCTATCGGCTGACGACGGCCGGGCGCGATAGGTTGCCTGACGCGTTGCCGGCCCGCGCGACGGCGTTGCGACGGCTCGCCCAGGCATTGTTGCGGGCGGACACGCTGGGCGCTGACGATGCCCGCGCGATCCACCCGAAGGCCGTTGCGACGCTCGAGCAGTGGCAGGAGCACGGATGGGTTCACGTGCAATGGCGCGGCGCCGTCGAGGCATTGGAAATGAGCGACACGACGCAGCCGCCGGGGCGGCCCGGGCACGATGTCTCGTCGCGGCTGGACCCGTGCGCGGTGCCCGAGCTTAATGCTGAACAGCGGGCGGCGGTCGAGGCGATCGACGCCGCCCGAGGCTTCGCGCCGTTCGTATTGCATGGCGTGACCGGCAGTGGCAAAACTGAGGTGTATCTGCACAGTTTGGCTGCCTTGTTCGCCCGTCGGCCCGATGCGCAGGCGCTGGTGATGGTGCCGGAGATCAACTTAACGCCGCAGTTCGAAGCGGTATTCCGGGCGCGTTTTTCGCACTGGCCGGCCACCGCTTTGGTGACTTTGCACAGTGGTCTGGCGGACGGTGAGCGAGCGCGTAATTGGCTGGCGGCGCACGCCGCCGGTGCGCGGATCGTGCTGGGCACGCGGATGGCGGTGCTCGCGTCGCTGCCGCGGCTGGCACTGATTATCGTCGATGAGGAACACGAGCCCGCCTATAAGCAGCAAGAAGGGCTGCGCTACTCCGCACGGGACCTGGCGGTGTGGCGGGCCAAGCAGTTGAGCGTCTCCGTCGTGCTCGGCTCGGCCACGCCGTCGCTCGAAACATGGTGGCATGCGTGCCAGCGCCGCTACACGACGTTGGCGTTGTCGCGGCGCGCGGTAGCGGACGCGACGTTGCCTCGGGTCAGGCTAATCGACATGGAGGCGGAGAAACAGACGGGTCGCCATCGCGCGGATGGGTTATCGATGCCGCTCGTGAAAGCGTTGCAAGAGCGCTTGGCGCGTGGCGAACAAAGCCTGGTGTTCCTGAACCGCCGGGGCTACGCGCCGGTGCTGGCCTGCGACGCGTGTGGCTGGGTCGCAGGCTGCTCGCGCTGCAGCGCGTATGTGGTGCTGCACAGGCCCGAGCA
This sequence is a window from Mycetohabitans rhizoxinica HKI 454. Protein-coding genes within it:
- a CDS encoding primosomal protein N'; translated protein: MQPTLFRYVRVALDHPLSALYDYRWTLPSQPLPGMLVQVPFGRRQIVGLVIEVADATDVPEDRLRDVQSACIDCPPLDANWLQLIAFAADYYQRGRGEVALPALPQALRDAARWPRLFAREPVYRLTTAGRDRLPDALPARATALRRLAQALLRADTLGADDARAIHPKAVATLEQWQEHGWVHVQWRGAVEALEMSDTTQPPGRPGHDVSSRLDPCAVPELNAEQRAAVEAIDAARGFAPFVLHGVTGSGKTEVYLHSLAALFARRPDAQALVMVPEINLTPQFEAVFRARFSHWPATALVTLHSGLADGERARNWLAAHAAGARIVLGTRMAVLASLPRLALIIVDEEHEPAYKQQEGLRYSARDLAVWRAKQLSVSVVLGSATPSLETWWHACQRRYTTLALSRRAVADATLPRVRLIDMEAEKQTGRHRADGLSMPLVKALQERLARGEQSLVFLNRRGYAPVLACDACGWVAGCSRCSAYVVLHRPEQRMRCHHCGGESRIPRACPACGNVDLAPFGRGTQRIEEALGAAVPGARVLRIDADSTRRKGSAQALLSGVHAGDVDILVGTQMIAKGHDFQRVTLVGVLNADAALFSHDFRAGERLFAQLMQVSGRAGRGGTHGEVLIQTGHARHALYAALARHDYVGFAETTLAERRDAHLPPFVFQALLRAEARGLDDALRFLNEAAAILDAVPGAECVTRYDPVPLNIVKVMHVHRAQLLLESASRAALQRTLHAWVPRLRELKGALRWNVEVDPLDI